The following proteins are co-located in the Canis aureus isolate CA01 chromosome X, VMU_Caureus_v.1.0, whole genome shotgun sequence genome:
- the LOC144307555 gene encoding protein BEX1-like yields the protein MASKEKQVVKSVNMESAQQENEKKNEKEQVANKGESLALPLEAGEYCVPRVNRRRFRVRQPILQYRWDVIQWLGEPQGRMREENMERIGEEMRQLMEKLREKQLSHSLRAVSTDPPHHDHHDEFCLMP from the coding sequence ATGGCGTCCAAAGAGAAACAAGTGGTGAAAAGTGTCAACATGGAAAGTGCCCAGCAGGAAAacgaaaagaagaatgaaaaggagCAAGTTGCTAATAAAGGAGAGTCCTTAGCCCTCCCTTTGGAAGCTGGAGAATATTGTGTGCCTCGAGTAAATCGTAGGCGGTTCCGTGTTAGGCAGCCCATCCTGCAGTATAGGTGGGATGTGATTCAGTGGCTTGGAGAACCACAGGGAAGGATGAGAGAAGAGAATATGGAAAGGATTGGGGAGGAGATGAGACAGCTGATGGAAAAGCTGAGGGAAAAGCAATTGAGTCATAGTCTGCGGGCAGTTAGCACTGACCCTCCTCACCATGACCATCATGATGAGTTTTGCCTTATGCCTTGA
- the TCEAL5 gene encoding transcription elongation factor A protein-like 5: protein MEKVYKENERKPENEGKLEIEGQPEDEVDTEDEGKLDEEEKLEVEEKPGHEGKLQNKGQPDDEGQPEDDGKQEKQGKSNDEGKPQDEGKPESQAKPEGEPRAAEKRPAEDYVPRKAKRKTDRGTDDSPKDYQEDLQEKHLGSEEMMRECGDISRAQEELRKKQKMGGFHWMPRDVQDPFAPRGQRGVRGVRGGGRGQKDLEDVPYV, encoded by the coding sequence ATGGAAAAGGTCTACAAAGAAAATGAACGGAAGCCAGAAAACGAAGGAAAGCTGGAAATCGAGGGACAGCCAGAAGATGAAGTAGATAcagaagatgaaggaaaattAGATGAGGAAGAAAAGCTGGAAGTAGAGGAGAAGCCAGGGCATGAGGGAAAGCTCCAGAATAAGGGACAGCCAGATGATGAGGGACAACCAGAAGATGatggaaaacaagaaaagcaGGGCAAGTCCAATGATGAGGGAAAACCACAAGATGAGGGCAAGCCAGAATCCCAGGCAAAGCCTGAGGGTGAGCCACGGGCTGCTGAAAAGCGCCCAGCTGAAGATTACGTTCccaggaaagcaaaaagaaaaacagacaggGGGACGGATGATTCCCCCAAGGACTATCAGGAGGACTTACAGGAAAAGCACTTGGGCAGTGAGGAGATGATGAGAGAATGTGGAGATATTTCAAGGGCTCAGGAAGAgttaaggaaaaaacagaaaatgggtGGTTTTCATTGGATGCCAAGAGATGTACAGGATCCGTTTGCCCCAAGGGGACAACGAGGTGTCAGGGGGgtgaggggcggagggaggggccAGAAGGACTTAGAAGATGTTCCATATGTTTAA